CGGTAGCGCGATTACTCATCCCGATCATAACGGGGACGGCGATCAGACCAGTCACCAGGCAGCTTTTTCAGGTGCTTATCCAGAAACTTCAGGATATCCAGTTCAAGCCCCAATCGCTTGCCGATCATATCAGTACCTCGCAATTTGCCTGGGTACTCCTTGAAGTACATGCGCTCTTTGGAATCCTGTGCGGAGGACAATAGCGTATAGAGCTTGTTGGCAGACCCGCGATCCAGGGAGTCGCTGGCACCAGTGCACACGAAAAAACTGACCCCTAATATTGGTTCCTTGACCTTGACTGCAGCGCGCGAGGCAGAGACTCCAGGAACACTCGCATCAGGTGAAATCAGTACCAGTGCTCTCACAGTCTGGCCTTTGGGGGTTTTGGCTGCCAGCACAGGCGCGTCATCATAGGGAATTTTACTCCAGTCATATAGAGCATAATTCAAGACAATCGGCACACTCATGTCCGACGCGATGACTGCTGTTTTCTGCATGTTTAGATGTTTTTT
The sequence above is a segment of the Gimesia algae genome. Coding sequences within it:
- a CDS encoding alpha/beta hydrolase, coding for MRNLLHCTKTSHLIYSVFTLVSISLISSSAVFAQAKDTKGPPKPQEMTLTAQGGWPIAITYFESSNASESPVVVLLHGKGGSKRVWDQQFAPILQQNGYAVVSVDLRKHGKSQLTAADAGGNQNQKGSSRDKLSALDYRAMVGLDMEAVWKFLYEEHQKKHLNMQKTAVIASDMSVPIVLNYALYDWSKIPYDDAPVLAAKTPKGQTVRALVLISPDASVPGVSASRAAVKVKEPILGVSFFVCTGASDSLDRGSANKLYTLLSSAQDSKERMYFKEYPGKLRGTDMIGKRLGLELDILKFLDKHLKKLPGDWSDRRPRYDRDE